The nucleotide sequence TAATTTCTAATTTCTAATTTCTAATTTCTAATTTCTAATTTCTAATTTCTAATTTCTAATTTCTAATTTCTAATTTCAGCATTTTAATTATGCATATCATTATCATGCAAGTTTTATTACCCGCATGAGCATAATCAGTTTCTCATCACCTTACATTCCACTTAATTAACTTTTTTATCACATTTGTGCTAACAAAATACCTCTTTTGGCCGATATCCTATTTGTACCAAGATTAATTTGTTACGATTAACCCTACTAATTACAGTAGAATTAAAATACCAATGATCATTGTAAATACTCGATCTATTTTGGTTGGTTTCAAATGGGAAGAAACAATGTTAAAAAATGTCTCTATAGCTAAAAAAATAAACCTCGCACTGAGCAGTTTGTTTATCCTGATCCTCGCTATTTCTGCGTTATCACAAAGTAAGCAAGAAACAGCCTTAGTTTTATCTATTCTAGAGCAGCAAGCCCATGAACAAGCCGATACTTACTTTGATAGTTTAAATACCATGATGTTAACCGGCAGCATTGGTCAACGTGAAACCTTGCGCCATAAGATGCTAGAGAACGATAACATTGCTGATATCCGTATTGTCAGAGCAGATAAAGTCAATCAATTGTATGGTCTAGGTTTAGCCAGCGAGCAAGTCAAAGATGATTTTGATCGCCGAGCACTCGCAGGTGAAGATATCACCCAAGTAATTAGCACCCAACAAGGCGATACCTTGTTAATCACTAAACCACTTATTGCATCAAAAAATTACCGCGGCACTGATTGCACAGCTTGTCACAATGCCAAAGAAGGTGATGTACTCGGCGCAGTCAGACTCGAATATTCTCTAAGCCACTTCTACGAACAGGTACAACAAAATATTTTACGCTCGAGTGCTATTTTAGCAGTGGTATTATTTGCCGGTTTACTATTAACCTTGTTCATTATTCGTAAAGTGATCCTCAAGCCAATTAGCGAACTCACTGATAGTATGGAGCTCGCCAGTGATACCCAAGATGTTACAACCCTGATTGAAGTCAAAAGCCAGGATGAAATTGGCCGAATGGTGACCGCGTTTAATTACATGATGAGTAATTTTCATTACAGCCTCACCCATGTGCTCAATACTGCCGAGCAACTAGAAAATATCTCAACCAAGCTAAGTACCGCATCAACGCAAACTTATAATTCAGCGAATCAACAGAAACAAGAAGCCGCAACCATTAACGCTAGTATCGCCACCATGCAAACTCAGGTTGAAGATATTAAGACCAAAGCAACAATGACCACAGCAGCATCGACACAAGCAGCATTACAAACAGATAAAGGCAATATTTTAGCCTCTGCCACCATTGATGAAATAACTATACTTACAACACAGCTTGATCATGTCGTCGATAAAATGCATCAACTCGGTGAGCAAACCAATAACGTCACCAAAATTTTAGGGGTGATAAACTCTATTTCAGAGCAAACCAATTTATTGGCATTGAATGCCGCTATTGAAGCGGCTCGCGCTGGTGAAAGTGGACGTGGTTTTGCGGTTGTGGCAGAAGAAGTACGGGCATTAGCGATTAAAACGAATAACTCAACCAAAGAAATACAAACAATTGTCGGCTCATTGATTGAAACATCAAACAGCTCATTTGCAGCGATGGATACAGCTAAAGTAACAGCGGCAGAAGGCGCGATCAAAGTATCGCAACTAGCAGACATGTTAAATGAGATTGCACGGGAAATGCAGGAAATTAATCAGCTCAACGATTCCGTCAGCGAATCATCAACGACGCAACAAGAACTGACCACAGATATTCAGCATAATATTGAAATGATTGCTGTCCACTCGGACGAAACAACGGTAGTAGCAACCCATGCAAGTAGTATCAGCCAAGACTTACTCAGCCATTCAACTGAACTACTTACAAAAGTAAAAGAATTTAAATTAAGCTAACGCGTAATGACGAATAACCACTAACTTAAACCAATCGCATAACGTAACGCCTGACGCTTTAACGGTCCGGCACGTTGTGCGACTGCAAGGCCAAGATTACGTAATACCTTCATTGGCGCAGAGTTATTACTGAATACCGAATAGAATAAATCCATACTGGTTTGCATTAATAAGTTATCAGGTCTTCTCGTACGCTGGTAGCGTGCTAATAACGCTTCGCTATCCCATGCTTCACCTTCAATCACCGCACTTCTAATCAGCTCGCATAATACATTCACATCTTTAAAGCCAATATTAACGCCCTGCCCTGCTAATGGATTAATGGTATGCGCAGCATCACCCAGTAATACCACTCGACCTTGATAATACTGTTGGGCATGACGGCGTGTTAATGGAAATGACCCATGATTAGTAATTTCAAATTCGCCAATTAAATCAGGAAAGTGCTGTTGCACTTCTTTTTTCAGTTCTACGTTAGATAACTTACTGAGATACTTAATTTGCGCCGTTTGATGATACCAAACTAGCGATGCTTTATGACCCGGTAATGGTAATAGTGCCATAGGCCCTGTCGGTGAAAACTCCTGCCAAGTCACGTCTTGTTGCGCTTGCTGGGTATCAATATTAATCAACATGCAATTTTGACGGTAATCCCAGCTGCTAATGCCGATATTACTTTGCTGACGAATAATCGAATTGGCACCATCTGCGGCTAATACTAACTTAGCACGTAGCTTAA is from Moritella sp. F3 and encodes:
- a CDS encoding methyl-accepting chemotaxis protein codes for the protein MLKNVSIAKKINLALSSLFILILAISALSQSKQETALVLSILEQQAHEQADTYFDSLNTMMLTGSIGQRETLRHKMLENDNIADIRIVRADKVNQLYGLGLASEQVKDDFDRRALAGEDITQVISTQQGDTLLITKPLIASKNYRGTDCTACHNAKEGDVLGAVRLEYSLSHFYEQVQQNILRSSAILAVVLFAGLLLTLFIIRKVILKPISELTDSMELASDTQDVTTLIEVKSQDEIGRMVTAFNYMMSNFHYSLTHVLNTAEQLENISTKLSTASTQTYNSANQQKQEAATINASIATMQTQVEDIKTKATMTTAASTQAALQTDKGNILASATIDEITILTTQLDHVVDKMHQLGEQTNNVTKILGVINSISEQTNLLALNAAIEAARAGESGRGFAVVAEEVRALAIKTNNSTKEIQTIVGSLIETSNSSFAAMDTAKVTAAEGAIKVSQLADMLNEIAREMQEINQLNDSVSESSTTQQELTTDIQHNIEMIAVHSDETTVVATHASSISQDLLSHSTELLTKVKEFKLS
- a CDS encoding FAD-dependent oxidoreductase produces the protein MQEFDVIIVGGGMVGASTANLLAPSGLKIAVIEAQAPAAFSFEQPMDLRVSAISLASQQLLVATGAWSNIREMRLCPYRRLETWDQGGCETKFHANDIGHDKLGYIIENRVIQLGLLEAMKRHDNVQLMCPEKVATLTQYSDYAEIVLTSGVKLRAKLVLAADGANSIIRQQSNIGISSWDYRQNCMLINIDTQQAQQDVTWQEFSPTGPMALLPLPGHKASLVWYHQTAQIKYLSKLSNVELKKEVQQHFPDLIGEFEITNHGSFPLTRRHAQQYYQGRVVLLGDAAHTINPLAGQGVNIGFKDVNVLCELIRSAVIEGEAWDSEALLARYQRTRRPDNLLMQTSMDLFYSVFSNNSAPMKVLRNLGLAVAQRAGPLKRQALRYAIGLS